A section of the Deinobacterium chartae genome encodes:
- a CDS encoding DUF5691 domain-containing protein has product MSGASTWEALLARALVGTDRAPASDLDAVGELGDALRAASDRGGSAALLAHAALLAPYRRAGFVPLSVSSLPEPAAPETRPLVPLPTRVRLREMLEGERGRLLPELISAAAARGLRLPASLLPELLARPDLRTLPELSAAAGARGAWLAADLVQGETLEDGELLSRWEHGDLALRTRTLSELRRRDPGRARELLEADWAGEPAANRAELLGVLREGLGPEDEAFLEAALADRGKTVRQGAAQLLAALPGSALIERHWARAREWVVFVRKPPSALERARALARGRDPLPRLEVTPPGTCDADMQRDGVLPKPPSGRGERAWWLEQTLAFIPPDRWTRDSGLDPAELVALFAQEKEWRAPLLEGLALAARRSENPAWAALLLEAPEISAPTRRALAAALPPDDLEAALLSSLNDKDALEEGSRSLLLLDALRVPLREATARAVLEGLARRISRGRNRNAWSEVWNWTERLGDLALRCPPAAAEGISWPEHLNVWSQWERPIAIFSETLRYRRAMLEELV; this is encoded by the coding sequence GTGAGCGGGGCAAGCACCTGGGAAGCCCTGCTGGCCCGCGCCCTGGTCGGTACCGATCGGGCCCCCGCCAGTGATCTGGATGCGGTTGGTGAACTGGGAGACGCCCTCAGAGCGGCCTCTGACCGGGGAGGCTCCGCCGCCCTGCTGGCCCACGCAGCCCTGCTCGCTCCCTACCGCCGGGCAGGATTCGTGCCCCTGAGCGTTTCGTCCCTGCCCGAACCGGCCGCTCCCGAGACGCGCCCGCTCGTGCCCCTGCCCACTCGGGTGCGGCTGCGCGAGATGCTCGAGGGCGAACGCGGCCGCCTGCTGCCCGAACTGATCTCGGCAGCGGCGGCCCGGGGCCTGCGGCTGCCGGCCTCGCTGCTGCCCGAGCTGCTGGCGCGCCCGGATCTGCGCACCCTGCCCGAGCTGAGCGCTGCTGCGGGCGCGCGCGGTGCCTGGCTCGCCGCCGACCTCGTGCAGGGCGAGACCCTCGAGGACGGCGAACTGCTCTCGCGCTGGGAGCACGGCGACCTTGCGCTCCGCACCCGCACCCTGAGCGAACTGCGCCGCCGTGACCCGGGGCGTGCCCGTGAACTGCTCGAGGCCGACTGGGCAGGCGAACCTGCGGCTAACCGTGCCGAACTGCTTGGGGTGCTGCGCGAGGGGCTGGGCCCCGAGGACGAGGCCTTTCTCGAGGCGGCCCTGGCCGACCGGGGCAAGACGGTGCGTCAGGGCGCAGCGCAGCTTCTTGCGGCGCTGCCCGGATCGGCCCTGATCGAGCGCCACTGGGCCCGTGCCCGCGAGTGGGTGGTGTTCGTGCGCAAGCCGCCCTCGGCCCTCGAGCGCGCCCGGGCCCTCGCCCGAGGCCGAGATCCGCTTCCCCGGCTCGAGGTCACCCCGCCTGGCACCTGTGACGCCGACATGCAGCGCGACGGGGTGCTCCCCAAACCTCCCAGCGGGCGCGGCGAGCGCGCGTGGTGGCTCGAGCAGACCCTGGCGTTCATCCCGCCGGACCGCTGGACCCGGGACTCAGGCCTCGATCCCGCCGAACTGGTCGCGCTGTTCGCTCAGGAGAAGGAGTGGCGCGCTCCGCTGCTCGAGGGGCTCGCCCTAGCCGCCCGCCGGAGTGAGAACCCCGCCTGGGCTGCGCTTCTCCTGGAAGCTCCCGAGATCAGTGCCCCGACCCGCCGCGCCCTGGCCGCCGCGCTGCCGCCTGACGACCTCGAGGCGGCCCTGCTGAGCAGCCTGAACGACAAAGATGCCCTCGAGGAGGGCAGCCGGTCGCTGCTGCTGCTCGATGCGCTGCGTGTTCCGTTGCGCGAGGCAACCGCCCGTGCGGTGCTCGAGGGCCTCGCGCGCCGCATCTCACGCGGCCGTAACCGCAACGCCTGGTCCGAGGTCTGGAACTGGACCGAACGCCTGGGCGACCTTGCCCTGCGCTGTCCTCCCGCCGCCGCAGAGGGCATCTCCTGGCCCGAACACCTGAACGTGTGGTCCCAGTGGGAACGCCCCATCGCCATCTTTTCAGAAACCCTGCGCTACCGCAGGGCCATGCTCGAGGAGCTCGTATGA
- a CDS encoding ATP-binding protein — MTTAVLRQHAETEYAHELAALARFDERPRPPGWRLSPQAVVTYLMGGTLEDGTEITPKYIGERRLMEVAVVTLATDRALLLLGVPGTAKSWVSEHLAAAISGDSTLLVQGTAGTAEEAIRYGWNYARLLSEGPSRAALVESPILRAMNEGRIARLEELTRVPSDVQDTLITLLSEKTLPIPELNEEVQAVRGFNLIATANNRDRGVNELSSALKRRFNTVVLPVPDSLEREVEIVLTRVEKLGRALEIPARPPALEEVRRIVTVFRELRAGLTEDGRSKLKSPSGTLSTAEAISVVSHGLALAAHFGDGELHAADVAASLAGAVVKDPVQDRVVWLEYLETVVKERDGWRDLYRACREVS, encoded by the coding sequence ATGACCACCGCCGTTTTACGCCAGCACGCCGAAACCGAGTACGCCCACGAACTCGCCGCCCTCGCCCGCTTTGACGAGCGTCCGCGTCCGCCCGGCTGGCGGCTCTCGCCGCAGGCGGTCGTGACCTACCTGATGGGCGGCACCCTCGAGGACGGTACCGAGATCACGCCGAAGTACATCGGAGAGCGTCGCCTGATGGAGGTTGCGGTGGTGACCCTCGCCACCGACCGCGCCCTGCTGCTGCTGGGCGTGCCCGGAACGGCCAAGAGCTGGGTGTCCGAGCACCTCGCTGCCGCCATCAGCGGCGACTCGACCCTGCTGGTGCAGGGTACGGCCGGAACCGCCGAGGAAGCGATCCGCTACGGCTGGAACTACGCCCGCTTGCTCAGCGAGGGGCCCTCGCGGGCCGCGCTGGTCGAGAGCCCGATTCTGCGGGCGATGAACGAGGGCCGCATCGCCCGCCTCGAGGAGCTGACCCGCGTTCCCAGCGACGTGCAAGATACCCTGATCACGCTGCTCTCCGAAAAGACCCTGCCGATTCCGGAGCTGAACGAGGAGGTGCAGGCGGTGCGCGGTTTTAACCTGATCGCCACCGCCAACAACCGCGACCGGGGCGTCAACGAGCTCTCCAGCGCCTTGAAGCGCCGGTTCAACACCGTGGTGCTGCCGGTCCCCGACTCGCTCGAGCGCGAGGTGGAGATCGTGCTGACCCGCGTGGAGAAGCTGGGCCGGGCGCTCGAGATTCCCGCACGCCCCCCGGCCCTCGAGGAGGTGCGGCGCATCGTGACCGTGTTCCGCGAACTGCGCGCGGGCCTCACCGAGGATGGACGTTCGAAACTCAAGAGCCCCAGCGGCACCCTGTCCACCGCCGAGGCGATCTCGGTGGTCAGTCACGGCCTGGCCCTGGCCGCTCACTTCGGTGACGGCGAGCTGCACGCCGCAGACGTGGCCGCCAGCCTTGCGGGCGCGGTCGTCAAGGACCCGGTGCAAGACCGCGTGGTGTGGCTCGAGTACCTCGAGACCGTGGTCAAGGAGCGTGACGGCTGGCGCGACCTGTACCGGGCCTGCCGCGAGGTGAGCTGA
- a CDS encoding DUF5682 family protein: protein MAAELHLFGIRHHGPGSGRTLGAALRELQPDVLLIEGPPEASGVLELAAHPDMKPPVALLLYAQDDPSRAVHYPFAAFSPEWVALRYAATQAVPVRFIDLPAASFLTPPAEGEEDGLPADGDPLGWLARAAGYPDGERWWDHLVESRGDGENTFAAVLEAMRVLREHAGPAQGREARREAQMRQEIRRARKDGFGRIAVVCGAWHAPALEDLSGSREDAALLKNLPKLKVRATWVPWTHDRLSVSSGYGAGVPAPGWYAHLWNFPEHTVPRWFVRVAHLLREEGFDASSAHVLEAVRLAEGLAALRGRALPDLEELEEAARAVFSPDSELPLNLIRRRLTVGEDLGAVPAETPTTPLQGDLERESRRLRLKPEAFARDLDLDLRKDTDLARSRLLHRLNLLGVPWGEFEGGGGRGTFRERWTLRWQPEFSVRLVEASALGATVRAASTARLDRLAAEAELVELTGLLDQALLADLANSVPGLLRRLEDEAARNGDAARLLAALPPLTRVVRYGDVRGTDVSAAASVARHLAVRAALALPNATASLDDGASRELLGHVNAAHDALRTLEDPEVGAAWRRALGSVCGLEPAHGLLRGRSVRLLLELGALDAPEAGRRLEVALSRAADPAQAAAWIEGFASGSGLLLVHDPVLWELLDRWVSAMAPEAFDTVLPLLRRTFSTFAAPERRALGERARQRTAPQATSAGLEETRARAVLPALRALLGLEEAAP from the coding sequence ATGGCGGCTGAGCTTCACCTGTTCGGCATCCGCCATCACGGTCCCGGTTCGGGCCGCACCTTGGGCGCGGCCCTGCGCGAACTGCAGCCGGACGTGCTGCTGATCGAGGGACCGCCGGAGGCCTCCGGCGTCCTCGAGCTGGCCGCGCACCCGGACATGAAGCCGCCGGTGGCCCTGCTGCTGTATGCCCAAGACGATCCCTCGAGGGCGGTGCACTACCCGTTCGCGGCCTTCTCGCCCGAGTGGGTGGCCCTGCGTTACGCTGCCACGCAGGCCGTACCGGTCCGCTTCATCGACCTGCCAGCCGCCAGCTTTCTGACCCCGCCCGCAGAGGGCGAGGAGGACGGCCTGCCCGCAGACGGCGATCCGCTGGGCTGGCTGGCCAGGGCCGCCGGGTATCCGGACGGCGAGCGCTGGTGGGACCACCTGGTCGAGTCGCGCGGAGACGGTGAGAACACCTTCGCGGCGGTGCTCGAGGCGATGCGGGTCCTGCGCGAGCACGCCGGACCGGCCCAGGGACGCGAGGCGCGCCGCGAGGCGCAGATGCGCCAGGAGATCCGCCGCGCCCGCAAGGACGGTTTTGGGCGCATCGCAGTCGTGTGCGGTGCCTGGCACGCCCCGGCCCTCGAGGACCTCTCGGGGTCCCGCGAGGACGCGGCGCTGCTGAAAAACCTGCCCAAGCTCAAGGTGCGGGCCACCTGGGTGCCCTGGACCCACGACCGCCTGTCGGTCAGCAGCGGCTACGGGGCGGGCGTGCCAGCGCCCGGCTGGTACGCTCACCTGTGGAATTTTCCCGAGCACACGGTGCCGCGCTGGTTCGTGCGGGTTGCTCACCTGTTGCGCGAGGAGGGCTTTGACGCCTCGAGCGCGCACGTCCTCGAGGCGGTGCGGCTGGCCGAAGGGCTCGCGGCGCTGCGCGGGCGCGCCCTGCCCGACCTGGAAGAACTCGAGGAAGCGGCCCGCGCGGTGTTCAGCCCGGATTCGGAACTGCCGCTGAACCTGATTCGCCGCCGGCTGACCGTAGGCGAGGACCTGGGGGCCGTGCCCGCCGAGACCCCGACCACGCCGCTGCAAGGAGACCTCGAGCGCGAGAGCCGGCGGCTGCGCCTGAAGCCCGAGGCGTTTGCGCGTGACCTGGATCTGGACCTGCGCAAGGACACCGACTTGGCCCGCAGCCGCCTGCTGCACCGTCTGAACCTGTTGGGCGTGCCCTGGGGCGAGTTCGAGGGCGGCGGCGGGCGCGGCACCTTCCGCGAACGCTGGACCCTGCGCTGGCAGCCCGAGTTCTCGGTGCGGCTGGTAGAGGCCAGCGCCCTGGGGGCCACGGTTCGGGCAGCATCCACCGCCCGGCTGGACCGTCTGGCCGCCGAGGCCGAACTGGTCGAACTGACCGGCCTGCTCGATCAGGCGCTGCTCGCGGACCTCGCAAACAGCGTGCCCGGCCTGCTGCGCCGCCTCGAGGACGAAGCGGCCCGCAACGGCGACGCAGCCCGCCTGCTCGCCGCGCTGCCGCCGCTGACCCGCGTCGTGCGCTACGGTGACGTGCGCGGCACCGACGTGTCGGCCGCCGCGAGCGTCGCCCGCCACCTGGCGGTGCGCGCCGCGCTGGCCCTGCCCAACGCGACGGCCTCGCTCGACGACGGGGCCTCCCGGGAGCTGCTGGGACACGTGAATGCCGCGCACGACGCGCTGCGGACCCTCGAGGACCCCGAGGTCGGCGCCGCGTGGCGGCGCGCGCTGGGCAGCGTCTGCGGCCTGGAACCGGCGCACGGCCTGCTGCGCGGACGCAGCGTGCGCCTGCTGCTCGAACTGGGCGCCTTAGACGCGCCCGAAGCCGGGCGGCGCCTCGAGGTGGCCCTTTCGCGCGCAGCGGACCCGGCCCAGGCCGCCGCCTGGATCGAGGGCTTCGCCTCGGGCAGCGGTCTGCTGCTGGTGCACGACCCGGTGCTGTGGGAGCTGCTCGATCGCTGGGTGTCCGCGATGGCTCCCGAGGCGTTTGATACGGTTCTGCCGCTGCTGCGCCGTACCTTTTCCACCTTCGCCGCGCCGGAGCGCCGGGCCCTGGGCGAGCGCGCCCGGCAGCGCACCGCCCCGCAGGCGACGAGCGCCGGCCTCGAGGAGACCCGCGCCCGCGCCGTGCTTCCCGCCCTGCGCGCCCTGCTGGGCCTCGAGGAGGCCGCACCGTGA